The region GGTATTCATTTGAATTTTGTGCAATAGAGTCTTGCGGTAAGTGTACTCCATGCAGAATTGGATCCACTAGGGGTATGGAAGTAATCGATAAAATTAAGGATGGGATTGACCAAGAAAAAAATGTGGAAGTACTTAAGGACTTAGGTGAGACTATGGTTCATGGGTCATTATGTGCTATGGGTGGAATGACTCCATTCCCTGTGATTAGTGCTTTGAATTTCTTTCCAAAAGATTTTGGGCTTGAAAAAACTGAAACTTAATTATAGAATAATAGACGAATAAACAATAACTTAAGAAAATTTAAAAGTTTGAACAAAATTCAAACTTAAATACGCCAAAAGCTAAAAATATGGATGATACAAAAGACTTCGGTACACCTTCAGCAAACTCTGAAAAACTTGTAACGCTCAATATTGATGGGGTAGATGTAACTGTTCCTGAAGGAACCTCTTTGATGCGTGCAGCTTCAGTTGCTGGTTTTAGTGTGCCTAAATTATGTGCAACAGACAGTCTCGAGCCGTTTGGTTCATGTCGTCTTTGTTTGGTAGAAATTGAGGGTAAAAGAGGATACCCTGCATCTTGCACAACTCCAGCTGCTGATGGATTAGTCGTTTCCACTCAATCACCTAAATTAGCTGAATTAAGAAAAGGTGTAATGGAATTATATATTTCGGATCATCCCCTTGATTGCTTAACATGTTCAACAAACGGTGATTGCGAGCTACAAGATATGGCAGGAGCAGTCGGCCTAAGAGACGTTCGTTACGGCTACGAAGGAGAAAATCACCTTGACTCCAAAAAAGATGAATCAAATCCATATTTCACGTTTGATCCCTCAAAATGTATTGTCTGTTCTCGATGTGTGAGAGCATGTGAAGAAACGCAAGGTACATTTGCCTTAACAATAGATGGAAGAGGCTTCGAATCAAAGGTTTCAGCTGGAAATAAAGACTTTAAAGATTCAGAATGTGTTTCATGTGGCGCATGCGTTCAAGCTTGTCCTACAGCTACATTGATTGAAAAGAGTATCGAAGAGCATGGCACACCAGAAAAAAAAGTAAAAACTACGTGCGCATATTGTGGCGTAGGTTGCTCTTTTAATGCTGAACTTCAAGGAGATAAAGTCGTCAGGATGACACCCAATAAAGATGGTGGCGCTAATCACGGGCATTCTTGTGTCAAAGGCAGGTTTGCATGGGGGTACACAACACACAAGGACAGAATAACTACACCCATGATAAGAAAAAGCATCAAAGATCCTTGGCAAAAAGTATCATGGGATGAGGCAATAAATTATGCTGCTTCAGAGATAAAAAGAATACAACAAAAATACGGCTCTAATTCTGTCGGTGCTATTTCATCTTCAAGATGTACGAATGAAGAAGTTTATTTAATGCAAAAGATTGTCAGGGCTGGCTTTGGTAATAACAATATAGATACTTGCGCACGAGTTTGCCACTCACCCACTGGTTACGGGCTCAAACAAACTATTGGTGAATCAGCGGGAACACAGAATTTTGATTCAGTGATGAAGTCAGATGTGATTATGATTGTTGGTGCAAATCCAACGGATGGTCATCCGGTATTCGCATCACAAATGAAAAGAAGACTCAGAGAAGGCGCTAAATTAATTATTGTTGATCCAAGAGAAATTGATTTAGTGGATAATACTCCGCATATTAAAGCTGATTATCATCTAAAACTCCGACCAAGCACTAATGTTGCGACAATTAATTCAATTGCTCATGTGATTGTAGAAGAAGGATTAAGCGATCAAAATTTTGTGAAAGAGCGTTGTGAAGATGAATCATTTAAAATTTGGTTAAATTTTATTAAAGACCCAAAAAATTCTCCAGAATCAATGGAATCAGAAACAGGCATTCCAGCGGACTTACTAAGAAAAGCAGCGAGACTGTTTGCAAAGGAAAAGAACGGGTCTATTTATTATGGATTAGGTGTAACAGAGCATAGTCAAGGTTCAACTATGGTTATGGGTATTGCAAATTTGGCAATGATAACCGGAAATGTAGGTAGAGAGGGCGTTGGTATCAACCCACTTAGAGGACAAAATAATGTGCAGGGTGCATGTGATATGGGTTCATTCCCTCATGAACTCCCTGGATATAGGCATGTTTCAGATTTGGCTACCCGAGCTTTATTTGAGTCAGCATGGAACGCAAAAATATATGATGAACCAGGGCTTAGAATTCCAAATATGCTTGATGCAGCAATATCAGGTAATTTCAAATCACTCTATTGTGAGGGAGAGGATATAGCTCAGTCAGATCCAGATACACAACACGTCACTCATGCACTCGAATCTATGGAATGTGTCATTGTTCAAGATTTATTTTTAAATGAAACAGCTATGTATGCTCATGTATTCTTACCAGGTTCATCCTTTTTAGAAAAGAACGGTACCTTTACCAATGCAGAGAGAAGAATTTCAAGGGTGAGAAAAGTAATGGCCCCAAAAAATGGTTATGAGGACTGGGAAATTACTCAAATGTTATCGAATGCATTGGGTTATCCAATGAATTATAAACATGCTAGTGAAATTATGGATGAAGTTGCTCAACTAACTCCAACCTTTAAAGGGGTGAGCTACGAAAAATTAGATAAACTTGAGAGTATTCAATGGCCTTGCAATGACGAGTTTCCAGAAGGAACACCTACTATGCATGTAGATGAGTTCGTTAGAGGAAAAGGTAAATTCTTTATCACAGAATATGTACCAACTGTCGAAAAAGTTAATGGTAAATTCCCCTTAATAATGACAACTGGAAGAATTTTGGCTCATTATAATGTTGGAGCTCAAACAAGAAGAACAAAAAACACGGAGTGGCATGATGAAGATGTAATTGAAATACATCCTCATGATGCAGAAGAAAGAGGTATAAATGAGCGTGATTGGGTCGGAATAAATAGTAGGTCAGGTGACACTGTCCTTCGTGCAAAAATAACAGATAAAGTTCAACCTGGTGTTGTTTATACCACCTTCCATCACCCTGTTTCAGGGGCAAATGTTATTACAACAGACAATTCTGATTGGGCTACAAATTGTCCAGAGTTCAAAGTAACAGCTGTTCAAGTGACTAAAGTAACACAACCATCAAACTGGCAATCTAAATATCAAAAATTTAGTGAAAAACAAATTGATTTTGTGAGAAATGGTGAGGAAAAAGTAAGTTAAACCAAAGTGGCTAATGAAAAATTAATTCAAACAAGCCAGACTTGCAAAGAAGTATTAATTCAAAAAAATAATAATCCTGAAGAAGTAATTAAAGAGATATTGGCTGAAGAAACTCCTGTAGCTATTGTTTACAATGGAGTATCTCATGTGGTAATGATGGTTAGCCCATGTGATTTGGAAGACTTTGCAAGAGGATTTTCAATAACCGAAGGCATTATAAAAAGTCTTTCAGAAATTTATTCAATTGAAGTTATAAAAAAAGATAATGGTATTGAAATTAATCTAGAGATATCAACTGAAAAATTTACTCGCTTAAAAGAGATAAGAAGAAATTTAACTGGAAGAACAGGCTGTGGATTGTGTGGGGCTGAGTCTCTAGATCAAGTGCTTAAAATTCCTGAAAATAAAAAAAATAAATCTAAATTTTATACAAGCAGTATATTGAAAGCATTAAAGAACTTTTCAGGTCAACAAAAAATACAAAAAAAAACTGGAGCAACTCATGCTTGTGCATTATTTGATGCTAAAGGAGACTTGATAATCTTAAAAGAGGATGTAGGAAGACACAATGCGCTTGATAAATTAATTGGAGCTTCCTTTAATTCAAAATTCTTAAAAGATTCTTTTGTAATTACTTCAAGTAGAGCCAGCTATGAAATGGTACAAAAACTTGCATATCTTAATCTCAATTTATTGGTAGCTATTTCTGCCCCAACGGCATTAGCATTAAGGTTAGCTGATCAACTTAAAATAACATTAATCGGGTTTGCTCGAAATAATCGATATAATTGTTATACGCATTCCAAGCAATTAATCGGGTAAAATTACGTCATGGAAACAAAAAATCTAATCAGAATGGCAAACGACATTGGTAATTTCTTTATAAGTTACCCAGATGAAGAACAAGCTAAGAAGGATGCTGCGGGGCATATTCAAAAGTTTTGGGGCCGCGATATGAGAAAACAAATAATAGAATATGTTACTGATACTTCAGAAAAAAATAGTCAATTAAATCCTTTTGTTTTTAATGCAATTAATAAATATCTAAAAGATTAAAAAAACTATTTAGTAAGTAAGATGTAGTATGTTTTATCTCGATCAATCCTTTTCCCCGACCATATTTGATTCCATGATTCATATTCAGAGGGCATTTTGGATTCGTTATTAAGTGATAACAATATCATTCTGCACTGAATGTCCTTATTAGAATCAAATGCTTTTATACCCGAATAGTAATGAAGTAAATTTGTTTCATTAGGGCTAAAGTTATATGTGTATAAACAACTAGAGCTTTGGGAAAGTTGTTGTTTTACATCTTGAAAAACAGGCGCATAACTTTTTCTATTATCAATAAGGGGGCTCACAAGCATAATAAATGTTACCCATACCATAGTGATACCAATTGCCCAATTCGAGATTGCTGACCGATTTGAGATCTTTAGGTTAAAGATGATGTAAACCCATAAACCACTTATTAAAAAGGCAAAAATAAAATTTAAGAATTCAAATCTAACTTCATAGTTTCCAGATAGAAAGTAAATTCGATCATAAATTATCTCAGGAAAGCCTGTTACAGCTGCAAACCAAAAAAACCAAATAATAAAACCAAAAAAACCAAAAATTAATATACCAAACCAATTGAGAGCACTTGCTGAACTTCTTCTTAGTAAATCAATTCCACCTGCAGCAGCAACTGAAAACGGCAATAGAATTGGCATTAGATTTATTTGATCTATTTTGGCATTAAGAGAAAGTGTAAATAAGATTGATAATGAGAAAAACAAAGGTAAATGAATTTTTTTAAGTTGAAATATATTTCGAAAATTTTTAATTAAAATGAAGATAAAAAGTGGAAGAGCAGGCCAGGTAAACCACAATAAATTCTTAATATAAAAAAAGAATTCTTCACCATTTGGTGCATTTACTTTATTTAGCCATGAAAAAAAAATTTCTGGATTAGAGTTGTATAAAAGATATGTCCATGGGCTAATAATAATTAAAGCTATCAATGATGAAATAAAACAAAACAGATAGTAACGCTTATTTCTCCATTGTTTTATAAATAACATACTTAGCGCAGTTAAAAAAATACTTAGAAGGGATAAAACTCCATTCGACAAGAAGATTATTGATATACCAAAACCTAGCACTAAGCTAGCCCTAAAAGGCCTTCTATGGTAAAGCGCAAAACCATAAAGTGCCAAAGCGAAACCTAGTAGAGCTGCAACTTCTGGGCGAATACTATGAACATTGAAAATAAGTCCAATTGAAGCAATAAATATTAAACCTGCTTGTCTACCAAAACCAGTTCCCCATAACTCTCTTGTCATTAGACCTATACATACAAGAGTTAAACTTATCCATATAAAATTTGATAACCTGAGTGCATCATGAGGTGCAAGTATTGATGAAAAAATTTTAACAAAAGTTGCGCCAATGAAAGGATATAAGGGTGGATTATTAATTGAATCTTGACTAGCAGCTAAGGGAGCTATTATAGAATTACTTGAAACAATATCCATTACCATACTTACATTTTCAGATTCTGCAGGAATCCAAGGAGAATTGCCAACAAGACCAGTAAAAATCCATATAATTGCAAGCACTAAGAATAAATGAATTTTTGTTTTATCACCAAGCGTAGAGCGCGGTGATGACATATTTCCCTGCCAGTCATGATTTAATTCAAATTTCATATTTACAAATTATGACATAAAAAAAAAGGCAGATAACTGCCTTTTATTTAAATCATATTAAAAGCATTACATTCCATATTTTTGTTTGAATTTTTCTACACGTCCAGCAGTATCTAAAATCTTTTGCTTACCAGTATAAAAAGGATGGCATTTAGAGCAAACTTCGATATTTGTATCTTTTGCCATGGTTGATTTGGTTTTGAATGAATTACCACAACTACAAGTTACGGTTATTTCCGGATAATTTGGATGTAAATCTTTTTTCATAATTTTGTTTATTGCGTTTTATCTTTAATAATCATCGTATTTTATAGAAAGTTTTATAAAAATCAATATTTAATTGATTCATCAACTTCTTCGCATGCTGTCAAAAAAATCCGAGTTATTTTTTGTTGATCGAACTTTATCTAGGAGAAATTCCATCGCTTCTAGGTCATCCATAGGGTAAAGCAATTTTCTTAAAACCCATATTTTTTGCAGAACGTCAGAGGGAATAAGCAGCTCTTCTCTTCGGGTACTTGACTTATTCACATTGATCGCAGGATAAATTCTTTTTTCAGCCATCTTTCTTTCAAGATGGATTTCCATATTGCCCGTGCCTTTAAATTCTTCATAAATCACATCATCCATTCTTGACCCAGTCTCAACAAGAGCAGTGGCAAGAATTGTAAGTGAGCCACCTTCCTCAACGTTTCTTGCTGCACCAAAAAAACGCTTTGGTCTTTGAAGTGCATTTGCATCAACACCACCAGTTAAAACTTTTCCAGATGATGGAATAACAGTGTTATAAGCTCTTGCAAGCCTTGTAATTGAGTCTAAAAGAATAACAACATCTTTTTTATGCTCAACCAATCTTTTAGCTTTTTCTAGAACCATATCTGCCACTTGAACATGTCTCGTGGCTGGCTCGTCAAAAGTAGAGGCTACTACCTCACCCTTTACAGATCTTGACATTTCTGTAACTTCTTCTGGCCTTTCATCTATTAGTAAGACAATAAGGGAAACGTCGGAATGATTAGCTGTTATTGCATGAGCAATATTCTGTAACATAACTGTTTTACCACTTTTAGGACTTGCTACTATTAAACCCCTTTGGCCTTTTCCGATAGGTGCAACCATATCAATCACTCGACTTGTATTATTCTCCTCAACATTAGAATCTCTTTCTAAAGTTAGAGGTTTTGTTGGATGAATAGGGGTAAGGTTTTCAAACAGAATCTTATTTTTTGTATTTTCAGGTGCGTCATTATTTACTTTATCAACCTTGACTAGGGCAAAGTAACGTTCGCTATCCTTTGGAGTTCTAATTTCACCAGCAATCGTATCTCCAGTATGTAGATTAAATCTTCGAATTTGTGAAGGTGAAACGTATATATCTGCTGGACCTGCTAGGTATGAAGAATCGGAAGATCTTAAAAACCCAAATCCATCTTGCAGCACCTCTAGAGTGCCATCACCAATTAACTTATCACCATTTTTAGCTTTATTCTTTAGTATCGCAAAAATTAAGTCTTGCTTACGCATTCTTCCAGCATTTTCAATTTTGTCAGAGTTTGCTAAATCAACTAGTTCTGTTACAGGAAGGTGTTTAAGATCAGATAAATGCATATTTTTTTAGATTGTACTGTCAATAAAAGCTGTTAGTTGTGATTTAGATAAAGCACCTTTTTTATCAGCCTCAAAGTTACCATCTTTAAAGATGATTAGAGTAGGTATTGCTCGAACTGCGAACTGGGCAGCAATCTTTTGATTTTCGTCTATATTTATTTTTGCAACAATTACCTTGCCATCATAGTCCTTAGAAATATCATCTAATATAGGTGCAATTGCTTTACAAGGACCACACCACTCAGCCCAAAAATCGACTAAAACAGGTAGTTTTGCTTGAAGAACTTTTTCTTCAAATTGGTCATCTGTAACGTGAATAATATTGCTCATATATATTGAATTTTGTTACTAAGGCTTGATTTTAATTGTTAAGGGTTACTCTCAGAATATTGTAATGATAATTGAAACTATAAGGTTTATCAATAACTAATTTATTTCCTTACCATCATTGTTTTTATTTACGACGTTTGATTTGTAAGAATTATCAATTTCAAATAAAGGGACAACTTTTTTAACACCCCTTGATGATTGTGCGATTGATACAGCTTTATCTACTTCTTGTTGGTTTAAAATACCCATTAAGTATACTGCCCTTTCCTCAGTGAATACTTTCAAGTGCAATATTGAGAGTGGCGTTTGATTCTTTTCGTCTTCAGCAAATACTCTAGATATAACATTACTTGTGATGGCGATATCGTTTGCAATTCCTTTCACTGTATTCTCAGGCCCTACTGTCATATAGTTTTTAACTTTTTTTACATTTTCCATATTAGTAACGATACTAAATATTTTATCTATAATTTCTTGATTTGGTGATTGTCCAGTAATAAGAATAACCTGATTGTAACTAACAAAATTTACCCTAAATTCACCTTCGACATCTTGTGTCTTTATTACTGTCTGCCATTCAAGTTTTTCATCAGTAATTTGGGACTCAGTGGTTCTCCTATCTGAATATGATGTTGGTCCGCCAAGAATTCCAGCGGCGCAACCAGACAAAAGAAATGTAACTGACAGAATTAAGGATATTAAAAAATAATTTGATTTGGAATACATAAAATAAATTATATACTTAAAGGATAAATTTTATATTAAATTGATTAAAAATTATAATTAAATCATTTAAATGAGCTCAACCCTTTATATTGTCGGAACACCAATAGGAAACCTAGAAGATATCTCATCAAGAGCCCTAAAGATTTTAAAGAGCGTTGATATAATTGCCTGCGAAGATACAAGGCATTCCAAAAATTTGCTATCTAAATACTCTATAAAGAAGAAACTCCTCTCTTTACATCAGCATAATGAAGAAAAGAAGACCAGTTTGTTGATCAAAGAAATAGAGTGTGGTAAAGCAATAGCCTATATTTCCGATGCAGGTACACCAGGCATTAGTGATCCAGGAGCTTATTTAGTAAAAAAGGCCTTAGAATCAAAAATTAAAGTAGTTCCAATACCAGGAGCCTCATCAATTACTACAGCATTTTCAGCTGCTGGAATAGTTGCAACTCAATTTAATTTCTATGGATTTTTACCAAATACTGATACCAAAAGTAGAAAAGTTATTAAACAATTTCAAGATAGTCAATTTACCTCAGTTTTTTTTGTTTCGCCGCATAGGATTCTTAAAACCTTAGAGCTACTAGAAGAAATTTATGATTCGGCGCAGGAGGTTTTTATTGGTCGTGAATTAACAAAGATATACGAAACTATTTATAAAGAAAATTTGAATGATTTATTAATAAAATTCAGAAAGGAAAAACATAACCTTAAGGGCGAGTTTGTGATTATTATAGAGGGGGTAGAGCAGGAACAAAAAAACTCAAGCAACATTGAGGCAGAAAATGCTCTTAGAATAATGCTTAATGAATTAAGTTTGAACCAGTCTGTAAAACTAGTTTCACAGATTTTTAAAATTAAGAAAAATGAAATATATAACTTAGCTTTAGGAATAAAAAATAATGATAAATGAGTTAATTATTCCAAGACCTGATGATATGCACCTTCACCTCAGGGAAGGAAAAATGTTAAAGGTAGTAAGTCAACATTCAGCAAGCCAGTTTGGAAGAGCTATTATTATGCCTAACCTAAAAAACCCGATTATAAATACTGAGTTAGCACACATATATTATGATGAGATTAAAAAACATACTAAAACTTATCAATTTGAACCTTTAATGACTATTTATTTCAATGAAGGACTGACTTTGAAAGAATTAAAAGAAATCAAAGCATCTTCAAAAATCATTGGTATTAAGCTTTATCCTAAAGGTGTTACGACAAATTCAAGTGAGGGCATAGACTCTTTCGAGTCAGGATATAAAATTTTTGAAATGATGGAGGTGTTGGACATTCCTCTGCTTATTCATGGGGAGGTAAATGACAAAAGTGTAGATATATTTGATCGAGAAAGAATATTCATTGAAAAGCATTTATCAAGAATCCATAAAGAATTTCCAGAGCTTAGAATAGTGTTAGAGCATATTTCAACAAAAGATTCTACTGAGTTTGTAAAAGACTCAAGTAATAAAATTGCAGCTACCATTACCCCCCAACACCTTCTTTATAATCGAAATGAATTATTTTTAGGTGGGTTAAGACCACATGCATTTTGTTTACCAGTTTTAAAAAGAGAGGAACATAGAGTTGCAGTTCTAAATGCAGCGATATCTGGTAACCCAAAATTCTTTCTTGGTACAGATAGTGCCCCTCATAAAAGAACTGAAAAAGAAAGTAGTTGTGGGTGTGCAGGAATATATTCTGCATTAAATGCAATGGAGATTTACGCTGAAATATTTGATCAGAATAATGCTATTGAGAAATTAGAAAATTTTTGTAGTAAATTTGGAGCTGACTTTTATAAGCTCAATCAAAGTAAAGAGAAATTAAAATTAACTAGATCTAAGAATAAAGTTCCAACCATTATTAAAATTGATAATGGCGATGTTGTTCCCTTGTTGGCAGGTCAAGAAATTGGTTGGAATTGTTCTAATATTTAATAAATTTCGGTGATAAAATATTATTAAGTTGACCTGACAGTCACTACACTTTTGTGTAGAGGAAAGTCCGGGCTCCTAGAGCAGGGTGATGGCTAACAGCCATACATCGTGAGATGAGGAATAGGGCCACAGAGACGAGCGTATTTAGTTACGGTGAAACGCGGTAACCTCCACCCGGAGCAAGGCCAAATAGGATGACATTAGCACGGCTCGTGTTGTCATCGGGTAGGCTGCTTGAGCATATAAGCAATTATATGCCTAGATGAATGACTGTCCAAGACAGAACCCGGCTTATAGGTCAACTTACCTTCTTCTTATAAATCATTGTTATATATAGATTTAAAATTAAAAAGCGCTTGCATTGCGCTTTTTTTTTACCTATAGTGTCTTTGTTAGGGAAAAAGTGGTAATTTGTGGGAAATTGCTTAGTAAGGCTAAGGGTATTAAGTAATTTCTCACCTTTTTCTCAGGTAAAGAGGTGCTACTTATGTATAGAGGCGCAACACGAATAAACTTAGATGGAAAAAATAGGATTGCGATCCCTACAAAGTATCGTGAAAAAATTCTTATTGAGTCATCAGGCCTACTAGTCCTAACCGCACATATTTACAAATGTTTACTCTTATATCCCCAGTTTGCATGGGAGCCGATTCAAGAAAAAATAATGAATCTATCAAGCTTTGAAAAAAAATCTAGTGGGCTTCAGAGACTATTAGTCGGATTTGCAGAGGATATCACTCTTGATAAAGCAAATAGAATGCTGATTCCCGCCGAATTAAAAAATTATGCTGAAATAGATAAAAATGCAATTTTCATTGGTCAGGGAAGTCATTTTGAAATTTGGAATTGCGATCATTACTATGAACACTTAGCCCAAATAAACATCACTGAAGAAAATGATTTTCCGGACGAACTTAAGGGCTTTTCATTATGAGTAAACATATTCCTGTCATGCTTCATGAGTCGATAATAGCATTAAACATTATTCCAAATGGTTTTTATATAGATTGCACCTTCGGAAGAGGTGGTCATTCAAAAGAAATACTAAAGAAATTAAATGATGACGGAAGATTGTTAGCACTAGATAAAGATTTAGAAGCCGTTAAAGAAGGGGAAACTATTAAAGACAAGCGTTTTGAGATAGTACACGCATCTTTCAAAGACCTAAATAATATTCTAAAAAAAAAAATTTCCAAAAACCTAATGGAATTCTTATGGATTTAGGAATCTCATCACCTCAAATTGACGAAGCAGAACGCGGCTTTAGTTTTAATTTAGATTCAAAGCTCGATATGAGGATGAATCAAAGTCAAAAATTAACCGCTTCAGAAATTATCAATCATTTTGATTATGATGAATTAGTAAGGATTTTATACGAGTATGGTGAGGAAAAATTTGCAAAAAAAATTGTTAGGGAAATTGTTAAATATAGAGAGGAAGAAGGAAAAATATCAAGAACAACTGAATTAGCAGACATAGTAAAAAAAGCTATCCCAAAATTCGATTCAAAAAAAAATCCAGCAACAAAAACATTCCAAGCGATAAGAATAAAGGTAAATGAAGAGCTTTCAGAGATCGAGCAGGTTTTACCTATAGCATTCGAAGCTCTAGAAAAAAATGGGAGGCTGGCAGTTATTAGTTTTCATTCACTTGAAGATAGAATTATTAAAAATTTTATTAAAAATAAATTGAATACGGACACAGTGCCTAAGAAAGTTCCAATTTTTCAAAAACAAATTAAATCAGCCCCTATAAAGGTTATTCAAAAACTCCAAACACCCTCAGATGGTGAAGTATTAAAAAATAAGAGAGCAAGAAGTTCAAAGTTACGTGTGATAGAAAAAATTTCGGAGGAAGGGTGAAGTTGAACCTAATACTTTTCTCTTTATTAATAATATTCGCATTAGTGAAAATAAATGCCCATCATCTATATCGCGTTAATCACCATGCCCTAGAAATAGAGAAACGAAAAACGATTGATTTAAAGGACGAGCAGAATCAGCTATTAATTCAGGAATCTTCAAAATCTGGTAACGGAAGAATCTCAGAATATGCAAAAAGTAAATTAAAAATGAATCCGCCAGAAAAAAAACAGAAAAGAATAATTAAATGAGATCAAAAATGAAAAAGAATCATGAATTTT is a window of Methylophilales bacterium DNA encoding:
- the mraZ gene encoding division/cell wall cluster transcriptional repressor MraZ, which codes for MYRGATRINLDGKNRIAIPTKYREKILIESSGLLVLTAHIYKCLLLYPQFAWEPIQEKIMNLSSFEKKSSGLQRLLVGFAEDITLDKANRMLIPAELKNYAEIDKNAIFIGQGSHFEIWNCDHYYEHLAQINITEENDFPDELKGFSL
- the mraW gene encoding 16S rRNA (cytosine(1402)-N(4))-methyltransferase gives rise to the protein MSKHIPVMLHESIIALNIIPNGFYIDCTFGRGGHSKEILKKLNDDGRLLALDKDLEAVKEGETIKDKRFEIVHASFKDLNNILKKKISKNLMEFLWI
- the rsmH gene encoding 16S rRNA (cytosine(1402)-N(4))-methyltransferase RsmH, whose amino-acid sequence is MDLGISSPQIDEAERGFSFNLDSKLDMRMNQSQKLTASEIINHFDYDELVRILYEYGEEKFAKKIVREIVKYREEEGKISRTTELADIVKKAIPKFDSKKNPATKTFQAIRIKVNEELSEIEQVLPIAFEALEKNGRLAVISFHSLEDRIIKNFIKNKLNTDTVPKKVPIFQKQIKSAPIKVIQKLQTPSDGEVLKNKRARSSKLRVIEKISEEG
- the ftsL gene encoding cell division protein FtsL; translation: MKLNLILFSLLIIFALVKINAHHLYRVNHHALEIEKRKTIDLKDEQNQLLIQESSKSGNGRISEYAKSKLKMNPPEKKQKRIIK